The following proteins come from a genomic window of Solwaraspora sp. WMMA2065:
- a CDS encoding ABC transporter substrate-binding protein, protein MPLSRGTESAAAFDADLARNPVGTGMYRVTEYQPSSSATYERNPDYWDPDAAAAARMEFTSITDSQQRLNALRTDSIDATILDAANVAAAESAGLVVDSAPVLQFYHLQLNLSREYLDDVRVRRAINHAINREDLVSGLLFDLGEPAVQPFPSGYFAHDESVADLYPYDPQRARQLLDEAGVPEGHTLEFINQNAPA, encoded by the coding sequence GTGCCCCTGTCCCGCGGGACAGAGTCGGCGGCGGCGTTCGACGCCGACCTGGCCCGCAATCCGGTGGGCACCGGGATGTACCGGGTCACCGAGTACCAGCCGAGCTCCAGCGCGACATACGAGCGCAACCCCGACTACTGGGACCCGGATGCGGCCGCCGCCGCTCGGATGGAGTTCACCAGTATCACCGACTCCCAGCAGCGGCTCAACGCGCTGCGGACCGACTCGATCGACGCCACCATCCTGGACGCGGCGAACGTCGCCGCGGCCGAGTCGGCCGGTCTGGTGGTGGACTCCGCCCCGGTGCTGCAGTTCTACCACCTGCAGCTCAACCTGTCCCGCGAGTACCTCGACGACGTGCGGGTACGGCGGGCAATCAACCATGCGATCAACCGTGAGGACCTGGTCAGCGGCCTGCTGTTCGACCTCGGCGAGCCGGCGGTCCAGCCGTTCCCGAGCGGGTACTTCGCCCACGACGAGTCCGTCGCCGACCTGTACCCCTACGATCCACAGCGGGCCCGGCAGCTGCTCGACGAGGCCGGCGTACCCGAGGGCCACACCCTGGAGTTCATCAACCAGAACGCCCCCGCGTAG
- a CDS encoding sigma-70 family RNA polymerase sigma factor codes for MPHAAPDDAQITRWALAARDGDRAAATSFVQATQSQVQRFLTHLVDSTEAEDLAQETFLRAMRSLPRFAGRSSARTWLLSIARRVAVDHIRAVVVRPRVADLADWQAVAEAVVVGPRFEEAVALRQLLAGLAADRREAFVATQVLGLSYAEAAEVCGCPVGTIRSRVARAREDLVAAMTESGRQSGRQLRAIS; via the coding sequence ATGCCGCACGCCGCACCGGACGACGCCCAGATCACCCGTTGGGCCCTCGCGGCCCGCGACGGTGACCGGGCGGCCGCCACGTCGTTCGTCCAGGCCACCCAAAGTCAGGTGCAGAGGTTCCTCACCCATCTGGTGGACAGCACCGAGGCGGAGGACCTCGCCCAGGAGACGTTCCTGCGGGCGATGCGGTCGTTGCCGCGCTTCGCTGGACGCTCCAGCGCGCGTACCTGGCTGCTGTCCATCGCCCGGCGGGTCGCCGTCGACCATATCCGCGCCGTCGTGGTGCGGCCCCGGGTCGCCGATCTGGCCGACTGGCAGGCGGTGGCCGAGGCCGTGGTCGTCGGCCCACGCTTCGAAGAAGCCGTGGCGCTGCGTCAGCTGCTGGCCGGCCTGGCCGCCGACCGCCGGGAGGCGTTCGTGGCGACCCAGGTGCTCGGGTTGAGCTACGCCGAGGCCGCCGAGGTCTGCGGCTGCCCGGTCGGGACGATCCGGTCCCGGGTCGCTCGGGCCCGCGAGGACCTGGTCGCCGCAATGACGGAGTCGGGGCGGCAGTCCGGCCGGCAGCTACGAGCGATCAGCTGA
- a CDS encoding zf-HC2 domain-containing protein yields the protein MDFRELLSAELDGETDVAESAAARDHLTGCAGCRDWYADAAVVTSLARRTGPEPVGAIDESVLDALAPPRRLAAARVALLLRYALGVLGIAQFLLGAAQIGGVADGHLHVPDPVGGTAPNHLWHESAAWNVALGAGFVWIAVRRTRPAGMLPTLTAFVAVLALLSVNDVITGRVDYPRLLSHGLVVAGYLLILALRRRGGDPDTSPGDAGRTRSRWRVELDEEPPAANPTPLRVVRGGVASIRHRRDRAA from the coding sequence GTGGACTTTCGTGAGCTGTTGTCGGCCGAACTCGACGGGGAGACCGACGTCGCCGAGTCGGCTGCGGCGCGGGACCACCTGACCGGCTGTGCCGGTTGCCGGGACTGGTACGCCGATGCCGCCGTGGTCACCAGTCTCGCCCGGCGGACCGGCCCGGAACCGGTCGGTGCCATCGACGAGTCGGTGCTCGACGCACTCGCGCCGCCCCGACGGCTGGCCGCCGCCCGGGTCGCCCTGCTGCTGCGGTACGCCCTCGGCGTCCTCGGAATCGCGCAGTTCCTGCTCGGCGCGGCCCAGATCGGCGGCGTCGCCGACGGCCATCTGCATGTTCCCGATCCGGTCGGTGGGACCGCACCCAACCACCTGTGGCACGAGTCCGCGGCCTGGAACGTCGCCCTCGGCGCCGGCTTCGTGTGGATCGCCGTCCGGCGCACCCGGCCGGCCGGGATGCTGCCGACCCTGACCGCGTTCGTCGCGGTGCTGGCGCTGCTGTCGGTCAACGACGTGATCACCGGGCGGGTCGACTACCCACGGCTGCTCAGCCACGGCCTGGTCGTCGCCGGGTACCTGCTCATCCTGGCGCTGCGCAGACGCGGTGGCGACCCAGACACGTCACCGGGCGACGCTGGCCGCACGCGGTCACGCTGGCGCGTCGAACTCGACGAGGAACCACCGGCGGCCAACCCGACACCGTTGCGGGTGGTCCGGGGCGGCGTGGCCAGCATCCGCCACCGCCGGGACCGGGCGGCCTGA
- a CDS encoding helix-turn-helix domain-containing protein — MPATTPDERPTSAQIVSRYLAGAPIRRIAAELGVSYSYVHRRLHYSGVPIRSRGGRRPDPTVHADRTPEPEHSAGSADQDTLD; from the coding sequence ATGCCGGCCACCACGCCCGACGAGCGTCCGACGAGCGCCCAGATCGTCAGCAGGTACCTCGCCGGAGCGCCGATCCGGCGCATCGCTGCCGAGCTCGGCGTGTCGTACAGCTACGTGCACCGGCGACTGCACTACTCGGGTGTGCCTATCCGCAGTCGCGGCGGACGCCGCCCGGATCCGACCGTCCATGCTGACCGTACACCTGAGCCTGAGCACAGCGCAGGGAGCGCCGATCAGGACACACTGGACTAG
- a CDS encoding TetR/AcrR family transcriptional regulator, which yields MVTSRSRREHILHRAGALFASRGVAGTTVREIADDVGILSGSLYHHFESKEAMVDEIISSYLADLRARYQQILDGPEGPDDQLRQLIRASLECAASHPHATEIYQNDANYLRGLPRFGYLKGVAKEVESVWLTVIDAGRRDGTLRSDIDPKTFYRLTRDAVWLTVRWFRPGGKYSLNRLINDCTTLFLDGIAARR from the coding sequence ATGGTGACTTCCCGCAGCCGACGAGAGCACATACTCCACCGGGCTGGCGCGCTGTTCGCCAGCCGGGGCGTCGCCGGCACGACCGTCCGCGAGATCGCCGACGACGTGGGCATCCTCTCCGGTAGCCTCTACCACCACTTCGAGTCCAAAGAAGCGATGGTCGACGAGATCATTTCCAGCTACCTCGCCGACCTGCGCGCCCGCTACCAGCAGATCCTCGACGGGCCGGAAGGGCCGGACGACCAACTGCGGCAACTCATCCGGGCCTCGCTCGAGTGTGCCGCCAGCCACCCGCACGCCACCGAGATCTATCAGAACGACGCGAACTACCTGCGTGGTCTACCCCGGTTCGGCTACCTGAAGGGCGTGGCCAAGGAGGTGGAGAGCGTCTGGCTCACCGTCATCGACGCCGGCCGCCGGGACGGCACTCTGCGCTCCGACATCGACCCGAAGACCTTCTACCGGCTCACCCGCGATGCAGTGTGGCTCACCGTGCGATGGTTCAGGCCGGGCGGCAAGTACTCGCTCAACCGGCTGATCAACGACTGCACCACCCTCTTCCTGGACGGCATCGCCGCACGCCGCTGA
- a CDS encoding DUF1707 domain-containing protein: MEGDYGVNKRAGAERAGAERAGGERVGDAQRNHVVELLARALGEGYLDLAEYERRLVEATAATTSGELVVQLTDLPRRFHWDPRTPVVGSSVADRARIRRTTAALIIAVASLPFAACYGVGAVPAVAAIVLAGPGRRVPGQRAMALAATVVGLVGVVGSVLSIVLLLVVG, from the coding sequence GTGGAAGGCGACTACGGGGTCAACAAGCGGGCCGGTGCCGAGCGCGCCGGTGCCGAGCGCGCCGGTGGTGAGCGGGTCGGTGACGCGCAGCGCAACCACGTCGTCGAGTTGCTCGCCCGGGCACTCGGTGAGGGCTACCTTGACCTCGCCGAGTACGAGCGGCGGCTGGTTGAGGCGACTGCGGCGACAACGTCGGGGGAGCTCGTCGTGCAACTGACCGATCTGCCGCGGCGGTTCCACTGGGACCCTCGTACGCCGGTCGTCGGGTCGTCGGTCGCCGACCGGGCCCGAATCCGGCGCACCACTGCCGCGTTGATCATCGCCGTCGCGTCGTTGCCGTTCGCCGCCTGCTACGGCGTCGGCGCGGTACCCGCTGTCGCGGCGATCGTCCTGGCGGGTCCGGGCCGACGGGTTCCAGGTCAGCGGGCCATGGCGCTGGCAGCGACCGTGGTCGGATTGGTCGGCGTGGTCGGGTCCGTGCTGAGTATCGTCCTGCTACTCGTCGTCGGCTGA
- a CDS encoding GNAT family N-acetyltransferase: MTATTEAPSLPAGYTQRPAGPDDASTVFQLIATCNTAVIGRPDYTLDEVADELADPDFDPTRDGWLVRDPGGVAVGWGWACRKGSSDNIDVEAYHLDSEPVVGDWLWHRAQRRAVAIAAELGHSRAVLDVGCYREDTATAGRLANFGFSVATVYNRLFVPHDPASPRADPGAPEGVRISSTGDDPEARHQAWTVHQAAFADHFGFVAKAYPDWVRQLESHSDHDWSLGEVAYLDGVPAAMVLRSHAFVADEQSGYVRLLAVRPQWQGRGLGRLLLRRAFAADAADRRRGTFLHVDTDPRRPALRLYLAEGMRPVQIIDAWRRTVPVTP; encoded by the coding sequence ATGACAGCGACCACCGAGGCTCCGTCACTTCCTGCTGGGTACACCCAGCGGCCCGCCGGGCCCGATGATGCATCCACCGTCTTCCAGCTGATCGCCACCTGCAACACCGCGGTCATCGGCCGGCCCGACTACACCCTTGACGAGGTCGCCGACGAACTCGCCGACCCGGACTTCGACCCGACGCGGGACGGTTGGCTGGTGCGCGACCCGGGTGGCGTGGCGGTCGGCTGGGGTTGGGCGTGCCGCAAGGGGAGCAGCGACAACATCGACGTCGAGGCCTACCACCTCGACTCCGAACCGGTGGTCGGCGACTGGCTCTGGCACCGTGCCCAACGCCGCGCCGTCGCGATCGCCGCCGAACTGGGCCACTCCCGGGCCGTGCTGGACGTCGGCTGCTACCGGGAGGACACCGCGACGGCCGGCCGACTGGCCAACTTCGGCTTCTCGGTGGCGACCGTGTACAACCGGCTGTTCGTCCCGCACGATCCGGCGAGCCCGAGGGCCGACCCCGGGGCACCCGAGGGTGTGCGGATCAGCAGCACCGGTGACGATCCCGAGGCCCGTCACCAGGCATGGACCGTGCACCAGGCCGCCTTCGCCGACCACTTCGGTTTCGTGGCCAAGGCCTACCCCGACTGGGTCAGGCAGCTCGAGTCACACAGTGACCACGACTGGTCGCTGGGCGAGGTCGCGTACCTGGACGGCGTCCCGGCCGCGATGGTGCTACGGTCGCATGCCTTCGTGGCCGACGAGCAGAGCGGCTACGTACGGCTACTCGCGGTCCGACCTCAATGGCAGGGGCGTGGCCTGGGTCGTCTGCTGCTTCGCCGGGCGTTCGCCGCCGACGCCGCCGACCGGCGGCGGGGCACATTCCTGCACGTCGACACCGACCCCCGCCGGCCGGCGCTGCGCCTGTACCTCGCCGAGGGCATGCGGCCGGTCCAGATCATCGATGCCTGGCGACGGACCGTCCCGGTGACGCCCTGA
- a CDS encoding nucleotide sugar dehydrogenase yields the protein MANAPVVIVGQGYVGLPVAMRAVEVGHRVVGLDTDTERIRMLRAGTSYVQDVTDAELHAALGSGRYTATTDYAAAAGFDTAVITVPTPLRDGAPDLRYIEQAARSLAEQLTPGATVILESTTYPGTTDEFLRPLLEKGSGLQAGLDFHLGYSPERIDPGNHEWNFVNTPKVVSGITPESLRSVRAFYDGLVDRTVPVTGTREAETTKLLENTFRHVNIALVNELAVYAHMLGIDIWDAIDAASTKPFGFLRFTPGPGVGGHCLPVDPSYLSWEVKRTLGRNFRFVELANDVNNYMPMYVVERLTSAMNRRSRALRGARVLLIGLAYKRNSGDCRESPAVRVAELLHLAGAQLHVVDPHLRPEQMPAFVQAVPLTVDQVEAADAVVVLTDHDGIDYSLLSAAPLVLDTRRRLAATAGTELL from the coding sequence ATGGCGAACGCACCGGTGGTGATCGTCGGTCAGGGGTACGTCGGCTTGCCCGTGGCGATGCGCGCCGTAGAGGTCGGGCACCGGGTGGTCGGTCTGGACACCGACACCGAGCGGATCCGGATGCTGCGCGCGGGCACCTCGTACGTCCAGGATGTCACCGACGCCGAGCTACACGCCGCGTTGGGCAGCGGCCGCTACACCGCGACCACCGACTACGCCGCCGCAGCGGGATTCGACACCGCGGTGATCACCGTGCCGACGCCGTTGCGTGACGGCGCACCCGACCTGCGCTACATCGAGCAGGCGGCCCGCTCGCTCGCCGAGCAGCTCACTCCCGGCGCGACCGTGATCCTGGAGTCAACGACCTACCCGGGCACCACCGACGAGTTTCTCCGGCCGCTGTTGGAGAAGGGCAGCGGTCTGCAGGCCGGGCTCGACTTCCACCTCGGGTACAGCCCGGAGCGCATCGACCCGGGCAACCACGAATGGAACTTCGTCAACACCCCGAAGGTGGTCTCCGGGATCACCCCCGAGTCGTTGCGGTCGGTGCGAGCGTTCTACGACGGTCTGGTGGACCGGACCGTGCCGGTCACCGGCACCCGGGAGGCCGAGACCACCAAACTGCTGGAGAACACCTTCCGACACGTCAACATCGCCCTGGTCAATGAGCTGGCGGTGTACGCCCACATGCTCGGCATCGACATCTGGGACGCGATCGACGCCGCCAGCACCAAGCCGTTCGGCTTCCTGCGGTTCACCCCCGGCCCGGGCGTGGGTGGGCACTGCCTGCCCGTGGACCCGTCCTACCTGTCCTGGGAGGTCAAGCGGACCCTCGGCCGCAACTTCCGGTTCGTCGAACTCGCCAACGACGTGAACAACTACATGCCGATGTACGTCGTGGAACGGTTGACCAGCGCGATGAACCGGCGCAGTCGGGCGCTACGGGGCGCGCGGGTGCTGCTCATCGGGCTGGCGTACAAGCGCAACAGTGGCGACTGTCGCGAGTCCCCGGCGGTCCGCGTCGCCGAACTGCTGCACCTGGCCGGCGCCCAGTTGCACGTCGTCGACCCACACCTGCGCCCGGAGCAGATGCCGGCCTTCGTACAGGCGGTGCCGCTCACCGTCGACCAGGTCGAAGCCGCTGACGCGGTGGTCGTGCTGACCGACCACGACGGCATCGACTACTCCCTGCTCAGTGCTGCGCCACTGGTGCTGGACACCCGCCGGAGGCTGGCCGCCACCGCCGGCACGGAACTGCTGTGA
- a CDS encoding glycosyltransferase: MGSTVENSLGSAMGTVAVSTQTRFQRTPDGAVWTVNGPAHAFWTRYLSAFDRVRLLAEVTEEPQPPSGASRVDGAGVEVWPLPYRRGPLGLPPGRAGLRRSLRYGVDDVDAVILRSPSPAAGLLVPILRRWHRGYAVEVVADPQDMFDGPVTIDPVRRWRVHRAARQLREQCRDATAVAYTTGTGTSLRLRCPPGPNTVATDYPDVDLRADAFVCEPREPSAPGGPVTLISAGTLDHSRHGVDVVLAAMRRLADDGVLADLVYLGDGRSRPRLEHRAARLGLTDRLVIAGDRPATEIRSWLDAADVFVSPGSAGVHSPVVVEAMARGLPVVAVGAVGPPDLIEADCLVTTGGPAALAEAVRRLLTRPQRMVEVAAAGLVRSRAYRTELVAPRRAMFYRAVRMAGRPTPVAPAARGREHAPTS; the protein is encoded by the coding sequence ATGGGGAGTACAGTGGAGAACTCGTTGGGTTCCGCGATGGGCACCGTCGCGGTCAGTACCCAGACTCGGTTCCAACGCACACCGGACGGCGCCGTGTGGACGGTGAACGGGCCGGCGCACGCCTTCTGGACCCGGTACCTGTCGGCCTTCGACCGGGTCCGACTGCTCGCCGAGGTCACCGAGGAACCGCAACCGCCGTCCGGCGCATCCCGGGTGGACGGCGCGGGGGTGGAGGTCTGGCCGCTGCCGTACCGGCGCGGACCGCTCGGCCTGCCGCCGGGCCGTGCAGGGCTGCGCCGGTCGTTGCGGTACGGGGTCGACGACGTCGATGCCGTCATCCTGCGCAGCCCGTCACCGGCCGCCGGCCTGCTCGTACCGATCCTGCGTCGTTGGCACCGTGGCTACGCGGTTGAGGTCGTCGCAGACCCGCAGGACATGTTCGACGGTCCGGTGACGATCGACCCGGTGCGCCGCTGGCGCGTGCACCGGGCGGCGCGCCAGCTGCGGGAGCAGTGTCGGGACGCCACCGCCGTGGCCTACACCACCGGCACCGGCACATCGCTGCGGCTGCGCTGTCCGCCCGGGCCGAACACCGTCGCCACCGACTACCCGGACGTCGACCTGCGGGCCGACGCGTTCGTCTGCGAGCCCCGTGAACCGTCGGCGCCCGGCGGCCCGGTGACGCTGATCTCGGCCGGGACGCTCGACCACTCCCGGCACGGCGTCGACGTCGTCCTTGCGGCGATGCGTCGGCTGGCTGACGACGGCGTCTTGGCGGACCTGGTGTACCTGGGCGACGGCCGGTCCCGGCCGCGGCTAGAACACCGCGCGGCCCGGCTGGGACTGACCGACCGGCTCGTCATCGCCGGTGACCGTCCCGCCACCGAGATCCGGTCCTGGTTGGACGCCGCCGACGTGTTCGTGTCGCCGGGTTCCGCCGGTGTGCACTCTCCGGTAGTGGTCGAGGCGATGGCCCGGGGCCTGCCGGTGGTCGCCGTCGGGGCGGTGGGCCCGCCGGACCTGATCGAGGCGGACTGTCTGGTCACCACCGGCGGTCCGGCGGCGCTGGCCGAGGCGGTCCGGCGGCTGCTGACCCGGCCGCAGCGGATGGTCGAGGTGGCGGCGGCCGGTCTGGTCCGGTCCCGCGCCTACCGCACCGAGCTCGTGGCACCCCGACGGGCGATGTTCTACCGTGCCGTCCGGATGGCCGGTCGCCCGACGCCGGTGGCACCGGCAGCCCGGGGGCGGGAACACGCCCCGACGAGCTGA
- a CDS encoding glycosyltransferase family 4 protein has product MKVRWWPWRVSPVSREASGMRVVVMLKTAEGGRWIVPQVEELCRRGNEVIVVLPAGPGRLREQLRRAGVPMVDSPFQFRFRPTPTTAAQLWSLRRLLRRLRPDVVHYHHYHAALAVRLSLSGLDMVRIFMVPGPLFLESTPIRTAERFLARLDDLVIAGSAHTADRYRSLGRRADALAVVPYGVDTRLFRPADAATRAAARRRLGLPADVFVVVMVAYVYAPKAMVHRGTGIKGHDVLLAAWRSFTRDCPRSRLILVGGGWDAAGEEHRRELMRRFDVAADPTVDWFAGVIDVRQYYAAADVSVSPSRSENHGAALEAGACGVPSVVSDAGGLPETVNGDSGWVAPTGDVEALAAALRGAHAEFRSGRLARRSLAAREHIEQRFDSGDCARAVADLIETTGGRQPAPRRRPAAAPVG; this is encoded by the coding sequence ATGAAGGTCCGTTGGTGGCCGTGGCGGGTGTCGCCGGTGTCGAGGGAGGCGTCGGGCATGCGGGTGGTCGTGATGCTGAAAACGGCCGAGGGCGGCCGGTGGATCGTGCCCCAGGTCGAGGAGCTGTGCCGGCGTGGCAACGAGGTCATCGTGGTGCTGCCCGCCGGCCCGGGCCGGTTACGCGAACAGTTGCGCCGGGCCGGGGTACCGATGGTCGACTCGCCGTTCCAGTTCCGGTTCCGCCCGACGCCGACGACGGCCGCGCAGCTGTGGTCGCTGCGTCGGCTGCTGCGTCGGCTGCGCCCCGACGTGGTGCACTACCACCACTATCACGCGGCGCTGGCGGTCCGGCTGAGCCTGTCCGGGCTCGACATGGTCAGGATCTTCATGGTGCCCGGCCCGCTCTTTCTGGAGTCGACGCCGATCCGCACCGCGGAGCGCTTCCTGGCCCGGCTGGACGATCTCGTCATCGCCGGCAGCGCGCACACCGCCGACCGGTACCGGTCCCTGGGCCGTCGTGCCGACGCGCTGGCGGTGGTGCCGTACGGCGTGGACACCCGGCTGTTCCGCCCGGCGGACGCCGCCACCCGGGCCGCCGCACGTCGGCGGCTGGGTCTACCCGCCGACGTCTTTGTGGTGGTCATGGTGGCGTACGTGTACGCGCCGAAGGCGATGGTGCACCGGGGGACCGGCATCAAAGGGCACGACGTCCTGCTGGCGGCGTGGCGGTCGTTCACCCGCGACTGTCCCCGCTCCCGCCTGATCCTGGTGGGTGGGGGCTGGGACGCGGCCGGTGAGGAGCACCGGCGGGAGCTGATGCGACGGTTCGACGTGGCGGCCGATCCGACCGTCGACTGGTTCGCCGGCGTCATCGACGTGCGGCAGTACTACGCAGCGGCGGACGTCAGCGTCAGCCCGTCGCGCTCGGAGAACCACGGCGCGGCGCTGGAAGCCGGGGCCTGCGGGGTGCCCTCCGTCGTGTCCGACGCCGGCGGCCTGCCGGAGACAGTCAACGGGGACAGCGGCTGGGTGGCCCCGACCGGTGACGTCGAGGCGCTCGCAGCCGCGCTGCGCGGCGCACACGCGGAGTTCCGGTCCGGTCGGCTCGCCCGGCGTTCGCTGGCCGCACGGGAACACATCGAGCAGCGGTTCGACAGCGGTGACTGCGCCCGGGCGGTGGCCGACCTCATCGAGACGACCGGCGGGCGCCAGCCGGCGCCACGCCGTCGGCCGGCCGCCGCGCCGGTCGGCTGA
- a CDS encoding NeuD/PglB/VioB family sugar acetyltransferase yields MSVQDLVIVGCGGHGREMFGIVDAVNRAGPAPAWRVVGFVDDDPSPANKERLDRLGAALLGAVNWLTGQSDPPAYVIGIGLPAYRRAVGWRIDAARPAAAPLVAATLIHPSATVGPDSRIGAGSVLFAGARVTTDVTLGRHVHINQNGVVGHDTTVADYGSVGPLAAVSGSCALDEAVLVGTTAAILQGRRVGAGATVGAGACVVRDVPPGAVVKGVPAR; encoded by the coding sequence ATGAGCGTCCAGGACCTGGTGATCGTCGGCTGCGGCGGGCACGGCCGTGAAATGTTCGGCATCGTCGACGCCGTCAACCGGGCCGGTCCGGCACCGGCGTGGCGGGTGGTCGGCTTCGTCGACGACGATCCCAGCCCAGCCAACAAGGAACGCCTCGACCGGCTCGGTGCCGCGCTGCTCGGCGCGGTGAACTGGCTGACCGGGCAGAGCGACCCGCCCGCTTACGTGATCGGGATCGGCCTGCCGGCGTACCGTCGTGCGGTCGGTTGGCGGATCGACGCCGCCCGGCCGGCGGCGGCCCCGCTGGTCGCCGCCACGCTGATCCACCCGAGCGCCACGGTCGGTCCGGACAGCCGGATCGGCGCGGGCTCGGTGCTGTTCGCCGGGGCCAGGGTGACCACCGACGTGACGCTCGGTCGGCACGTGCACATCAACCAGAACGGCGTGGTCGGTCACGACACGACGGTGGCGGACTACGGCTCGGTGGGACCACTGGCGGCCGTTTCCGGATCCTGCGCGTTGGACGAGGCAGTCCTGGTGGGGACGACTGCGGCGATCCTGCAGGGCCGTCGCGTCGGTGCCGGGGCGACGGTCGGCGCTGGGGCGTGCGTGGTACGTGATGTGCCGCCCGGCGCGGTGGTCAAGGGGGTGCCCGCGCGATGA
- a CDS encoding aminotransferase class I/II-fold pyridoxal phosphate-dependent enzyme, which yields MTRQIYLSPPDVGPLEEEFLVRTLRSGWVAPSGPEVDAFEQEMARRVGVPHAVAVNSATAGLHLALLALGVGPGQAVAVPTLTFVATANAIVYTGAQPVFVDCDPRTGNVDVDLLAEALTRREHGQPPVRAVVPVDMFGRCADYDEIVPLCAAYGLPVVEDAAEALGACLRGRPAGSFGRAGVFSFNGNKIMTTSGGGMVVTDDAAIAHQCRYLASQARQPVAHYEHTDIGYNYRLSNLLAALGRAQLHRLDSMVTHRREIRQRYAKTFAGVPGVRLLGDLGDEADLGGNAWLTVIVVDPVESGWDAAELGRYLTDRRIETRPVWKPMHRQPVFAAAPRLLTGAADRLFATGLALPSGSSLTDEQIGRVLAAIGAFLDGDRSGR from the coding sequence GTGACCCGGCAGATCTACCTGTCCCCGCCGGACGTCGGCCCGCTCGAGGAGGAGTTCCTGGTTCGGACGCTGCGCTCCGGCTGGGTGGCCCCGTCCGGCCCGGAGGTGGACGCCTTCGAACAGGAGATGGCCCGGCGGGTCGGCGTCCCTCACGCGGTCGCGGTCAACTCGGCGACCGCCGGCCTGCACCTGGCCCTGCTGGCGCTCGGAGTGGGGCCGGGACAGGCAGTGGCGGTACCCACCCTGACCTTCGTCGCCACCGCCAACGCCATCGTCTACACCGGCGCCCAGCCGGTCTTCGTCGACTGCGACCCACGGACCGGCAACGTCGATGTCGATCTGCTGGCCGAGGCGCTCACCCGGCGGGAGCACGGTCAGCCGCCGGTACGCGCGGTGGTGCCGGTCGACATGTTCGGCCGCTGCGCCGACTACGACGAGATCGTCCCGTTGTGCGCGGCGTACGGCCTGCCGGTCGTTGAAGACGCGGCGGAGGCGCTCGGCGCCTGCCTGCGCGGTCGTCCCGCCGGCAGCTTCGGCCGGGCCGGGGTCTTCTCCTTCAACGGAAACAAGATCATGACGACCTCGGGGGGCGGGATGGTGGTCACCGACGACGCGGCGATCGCCCACCAGTGCCGCTACCTGGCCAGCCAGGCGCGCCAGCCGGTGGCGCACTACGAACACACCGACATCGGCTACAACTACCGGCTGAGCAATCTGCTCGCCGCGCTGGGCCGGGCGCAGCTGCACCGTCTCGACTCGATGGTCACCCACCGCCGGGAGATCCGTCAGCGGTACGCGAAGACCTTCGCCGGTGTCCCGGGGGTGCGCCTGCTCGGCGACCTCGGTGACGAGGCGGACCTCGGCGGCAACGCCTGGCTCACGGTGATCGTCGTCGACCCGGTCGAGTCCGGCTGGGACGCCGCCGAACTGGGCCGTTACCTGACTGACCGGCGGATCGAGACCCGGCCGGTCTGGAAACCGATGCACCGGCAGCCGGTCTTCGCCGCCGCGCCGCGGCTGCTCACTGGAGCGGCGGACCGGCTCTTCGCGACCGGACTGGCGCTGCCCAGCGGCTCGTCGTTGACCGACGAGCAGATCGGCCGGGTACTCGCGGCGATCGGAGCGTTCCTTGACGGCGACCGGAGCGGCCGATGA
- a CDS encoding low molecular weight phosphatase family protein — protein MTTDRFTILFVCRANICRSPLAERLTRYAVQTRLGTDSDGVVVDSAGTEALTGQPMHPHTEQVLRERQADPDGFVSRQVDAAMLTGADLVLTASRRHRAYCVALAPAALTRTFTVRQFGRLAQAAALPSAASPPGAAGRARSLVAAAAAARSRVQPVSAEQDDLADPVLRPVEDFRGCASQIDQTVDILLDIITKS, from the coding sequence ATGACCACTGATCGGTTCACCATCCTGTTCGTCTGCCGGGCGAACATCTGCCGCTCACCGCTGGCGGAACGGCTGACCCGGTACGCCGTGCAGACCCGGCTGGGCACGGACTCCGACGGGGTCGTCGTGGACAGCGCCGGCACCGAAGCGCTGACCGGCCAGCCGATGCACCCGCACACCGAGCAGGTCCTGCGGGAACGCCAGGCCGATCCGGACGGGTTCGTCAGTCGGCAGGTGGACGCCGCCATGCTGACCGGGGCGGACCTGGTGCTCACCGCCAGCCGCCGGCACCGGGCGTACTGCGTCGCGCTGGCCCCGGCCGCGCTGACCCGCACCTTCACCGTTCGCCAGTTCGGGCGGCTCGCCCAGGCCGCGGCCCTGCCGTCGGCGGCCTCGCCGCCCGGCGCCGCGGGCCGGGCCAGGTCGCTGGTGGCCGCCGCGGCGGCGGCCCGTAGCCGGGTCCAGCCGGTCTCCGCCGAACAGGACGACCTCGCCGACCCGGTGCTGCGGCCGGTGGAGGACTTCCGCGGGTGCGCCAGCCAGATCGACCAGACCGTCGACATCCTGCTGGACATCATCACGAAGTCTTGA